A stretch of the Bradyrhizobium sp. CCBAU 53351 genome encodes the following:
- a CDS encoding bifunctional (p)ppGpp synthetase/guanosine-3',5'-bis(diphosphate) 3'-pyrophosphohydrolase, translating to MVYRRRRSTQMQAATESVAVAPTAPVARPAKSRARMMRQYDLVERVRSYNPNTNEDLLNRAYVYAMKAHGSQTRASGDPYFSHPLEVAAILTDLKLDDATIVAALLHDTIEDTEATRAEIDQIFGPEIGALVEGLTKLKRLELVSREAKQAENLRKLLLAIADDVRVLLVKLADRLHNMRTLDFVPTESRRRIAEETLDIYAPLAGRMGMQEMREELEDLSFRTLDPEAYSVVMQRLDALAERNRNLIGEIEDQLSNNLRHRGLGARVYGRRKKPFSIWTKMERKSVGFEQLSDIFGFRLVVNDIEACYRALGIVHTTWPVVPGRFKDYISTPKQNDYRSIHTTVIGPGNQRVELQIRTEAMDQIAERGIAAHVFYKEGVGSPTEFLKRESNAFAWLRHTIGILSESANPEEFLEHTKLELFHDQVFCFTPKGKLIALPRHANVIDFAYAVHTDVGNSAVGCKINGQFAPLSSELQNGDEVEVLTSEAQSAPPSAWETLAVTGKARAAIRRATRTAVRDQYAGLGRRIVERLFERAKIEYADDKLKGALPRLARTSIEDVMAAVGRGEIKASHVARAMYPDYKEERIARYGVKKGLAAKLKEKSSESPRSPVAIPIRGINSDLPIKFAPNGGAVPGDRIVGIVTPGEGITIYPIQAPALKDFEEEPERWLDVRWDIEDSAPQRFPARIRVENVNEPGALAQIATVIAEHDGNIDNISMQRRSPDFTETTIDLEVYDLKHLSAILAQLRAKAVVAKVERVNG from the coding sequence ATGGTATATCGGCGCCGCAGATCCACGCAGATGCAGGCCGCAACCGAATCGGTTGCCGTGGCCCCGACTGCGCCGGTCGCCCGCCCGGCCAAGTCCCGCGCGCGCATGATGCGTCAATATGACCTCGTCGAGCGCGTCAGGTCCTACAATCCCAACACCAACGAAGACCTGCTCAACCGCGCCTATGTCTACGCGATGAAGGCGCATGGTTCGCAAACCCGCGCCTCGGGCGATCCGTATTTCTCGCACCCGCTCGAAGTGGCGGCGATTCTCACCGATCTGAAGCTCGACGACGCCACCATCGTGGCCGCGCTGCTGCACGACACGATCGAGGACACCGAGGCGACGCGGGCCGAGATCGACCAGATCTTCGGGCCGGAGATCGGTGCGCTGGTCGAGGGCCTGACCAAGCTGAAGCGGCTGGAGCTGGTCTCGCGGGAGGCCAAGCAGGCCGAGAATCTACGCAAATTGCTGCTGGCCATCGCCGACGATGTCCGCGTGCTCCTGGTCAAGCTCGCCGATCGTCTGCACAACATGCGCACGCTGGACTTCGTGCCGACGGAATCGCGCCGGCGCATCGCCGAGGAGACGCTCGACATCTACGCGCCGCTGGCCGGGCGCATGGGCATGCAGGAAATGCGCGAGGAGCTGGAGGATCTGTCCTTCCGCACCCTCGATCCCGAAGCCTATTCGGTGGTGATGCAGCGCCTCGACGCGCTCGCCGAACGCAACCGCAATCTGATCGGCGAGATCGAGGACCAGCTCTCCAACAATCTGCGCCACAGGGGCCTGGGGGCGCGGGTCTACGGCCGCCGCAAGAAGCCATTCTCGATCTGGACCAAGATGGAGCGCAAGTCGGTCGGCTTCGAGCAATTGTCCGACATCTTCGGCTTTCGCCTCGTCGTCAACGACATCGAGGCCTGCTATCGCGCGCTGGGCATCGTCCACACCACCTGGCCGGTCGTGCCGGGTCGTTTCAAGGACTACATCTCGACGCCGAAGCAGAACGACTACCGCTCGATCCACACCACGGTGATCGGCCCCGGCAACCAGCGCGTCGAGCTGCAGATCCGGACCGAGGCGATGGACCAGATCGCCGAGCGCGGCATCGCCGCGCACGTCTTCTACAAGGAGGGCGTGGGATCGCCGACCGAATTCCTCAAGCGCGAGTCCAATGCGTTCGCCTGGCTGCGCCACACCATCGGCATCCTCTCGGAGAGCGCCAATCCCGAGGAATTCCTCGAGCACACCAAGCTCGAGCTGTTCCACGACCAGGTGTTCTGCTTCACGCCGAAGGGCAAGCTGATCGCGCTGCCGCGCCATGCCAACGTGATCGACTTCGCCTATGCCGTGCACACCGACGTCGGCAACAGCGCGGTCGGCTGCAAGATCAACGGCCAGTTCGCGCCGCTGTCCTCGGAGCTGCAGAACGGCGACGAGGTCGAGGTGCTGACTTCGGAAGCGCAATCGGCGCCGCCCTCGGCCTGGGAGACTCTTGCGGTCACCGGCAAGGCGCGTGCCGCGATCCGCCGCGCCACGCGAACCGCGGTGCGCGATCAATATGCCGGTCTCGGCCGCCGCATCGTGGAGCGCCTGTTCGAGCGCGCCAAGATCGAATATGCCGACGACAAGCTCAAGGGCGCGCTGCCGCGGCTGGCGCGGACCTCGATCGAGGACGTGATGGCGGCCGTGGGGCGCGGCGAGATCAAGGCCTCCCACGTCGCACGTGCGATGTATCCCGACTACAAGGAGGAGCGCATTGCGCGCTACGGCGTCAAGAAGGGGCTTGCCGCCAAGCTCAAGGAGAAGTCGTCGGAGTCCCCGCGCAGCCCGGTCGCGATTCCGATCCGCGGCATCAACTCCGACCTGCCGATCAAGTTCGCGCCGAACGGCGGCGCCGTGCCGGGCGATCGCATCGTCGGCATCGTCACGCCGGGCGAGGGCATCACGATCTACCCGATTCAGGCGCCGGCCCTGAAGGATTTCGAGGAGGAGCCGGAGCGCTGGCTCGACGTCCGCTGGGACATCGAGGACTCCGCGCCGCAGCGCTTCCCGGCCCGCATCAGGGTCGAGAACGTCAACGAGCCCGGCGCGCTGGCGCAGATCGCGACCGTGATCGCCGAGCACGACGGCAACATCGACAATATCAGCATGCAGCGCCGCTCGCCTGATTTCACGGAGACGACGATCGATCTCGAAGTCTACGATCTCAAGCATTTGAGCGCGATCCTGGCCCAGCTGCGCGCGAAGGCGGTCGTCGCCAAAGTCGAACGTGTTAATGGATAG
- a CDS encoding peroxiredoxin translates to MTQRNLLEVDWSQIPPPVDDGATAHLTGLVLPPISLLATNDTSVTLSALRGRTVVFAYPRTGEPGKIALVDDWDMIPGARGCTPQTCAFRDLYAELKAAGAAHVFGLSTQSNEYQTEMASRLHLPFPVLSDDKLALTHALKLPTMEVAGLTLIKRLALVIDDARITHVFYPVFPPDRNAGDVLDWLKAHSAEA, encoded by the coding sequence ATGACTCAGCGGAACCTGCTCGAGGTCGATTGGAGCCAGATTCCCCCACCCGTCGATGACGGCGCGACCGCGCATCTCACAGGCTTGGTGTTGCCTCCAATCAGCCTGCTCGCGACCAACGACACCTCGGTCACCCTGTCGGCACTGCGCGGCCGGACTGTGGTGTTCGCCTATCCGCGTACCGGCGAGCCCGGCAAGATCGCGCTGGTGGACGATTGGGACATGATCCCCGGTGCGCGCGGTTGCACGCCGCAGACCTGTGCGTTTCGCGATCTGTACGCCGAGCTGAAGGCCGCCGGTGCCGCCCACGTGTTCGGCCTCTCCACCCAGAGCAACGAATACCAGACCGAGATGGCCTCACGGCTGCATCTGCCGTTTCCTGTGCTGTCCGACGACAAGCTGGCGCTCACGCACGCGCTGAAGCTGCCGACGATGGAGGTCGCGGGGCTGACGCTGATCAAGCGCCTCGCGCTCGTTATCGACGACGCCAGAATCACGCACGTGTTCTATCCCGTGTTTCCGCCCGACCGGAACGCCGGCGACGTGCTGGACTGGCTGAAGGCCCATTCGGCCGAAGCCTGA
- a CDS encoding pyridoxine 5'-phosphate synthase: MPASKLRLGVNIDHVATVRNARGGRHPDPVRAALLAIEAGADGITAHLREDRRHIRDEDMARLKAEISKPLNFEMAATDDMMRISLATRPHAVCLVPERRQEVTTEGGLDVVGQHNALAPYIARLNDAGIRVSLFIAADPAQIAMAAKLRAPVIEIHTGAWCDAVTDGHTAKAEAEWQRIVAGVKLAKAAGLEVHAGHGLDYATAETIAGLPEIMELNIGYYMIGEALFVGLAETVRSMRAAMDRGRSRA, encoded by the coding sequence ATGCCCGCATCGAAGCTTCGCCTCGGCGTCAATATCGATCACGTCGCAACCGTGCGTAACGCGCGCGGCGGCCGCCATCCCGATCCGGTGCGGGCGGCGCTGCTGGCGATCGAGGCCGGCGCCGACGGCATCACCGCCCATTTGCGCGAGGATCGCCGGCACATCCGCGACGAGGACATGGCGCGGTTGAAGGCCGAGATCTCCAAGCCGCTCAATTTCGAGATGGCGGCGACCGACGACATGATGCGGATCTCGCTCGCCACCAGGCCGCACGCGGTCTGCCTGGTGCCGGAGCGCCGGCAGGAGGTGACCACCGAAGGCGGGCTGGACGTGGTCGGCCAGCACAACGCGCTCGCGCCCTATATCGCGCGGCTGAACGATGCCGGCATTCGCGTCTCGCTGTTCATCGCCGCCGATCCCGCCCAGATCGCGATGGCGGCGAAGCTGCGTGCGCCCGTGATCGAGATCCACACCGGCGCCTGGTGCGACGCCGTGACCGACGGCCACACCGCCAAGGCCGAGGCCGAATGGCAGCGGATCGTGGCGGGCGTGAAGCTCGCGAAGGCCGCCGGCCTCGAGGTCCATGCCGGGCACGGGCTCGACTATGCGACGGCGGAGACGATCGCAGGCTTGCCTGAGATCATGGAGCTCAACATCGGCTATTACATGATCGGCGAGGCGCTGTTCGTCGGTCTTGCCGAGACCGTCCGCAGCATGCGCGCGGCGATGGACCGCGGACGGAGCCGGGCGTGA
- a CDS encoding NYN domain-containing protein: MSPSPTNKIALFIDGANLYATAKTLGFDIDYKRLLKEFQGRGTLLRAFYYTAIIEDQEYSSIRPLIDWLDYNGYTVVTKATKEFIDASGRRKVKGNMDIELAVDAMELAEHIDQMVLFSGDGDFRSLVEAVQRRGVRVTVISTIASQPPMIADELRRQADVFTDLVELQSKLGRDPSERPAPRDRGEREARHHAPQFLQRATTMAPRGDDDFEE; the protein is encoded by the coding sequence ATGTCACCTTCTCCTACCAACAAGATCGCGCTCTTCATCGATGGGGCCAATCTCTACGCGACAGCCAAGACTCTCGGCTTCGACATCGATTACAAGCGCCTTCTGAAGGAGTTTCAGGGCCGCGGGACGCTGCTCCGGGCGTTCTACTACACCGCCATCATCGAGGATCAGGAATACTCCTCGATCCGCCCGTTGATCGACTGGCTGGACTACAACGGCTACACCGTCGTCACCAAGGCGACGAAGGAATTCATCGACGCCTCCGGCCGCCGCAAGGTCAAGGGCAACATGGATATCGAGCTCGCCGTGGACGCCATGGAGCTCGCCGAGCACATCGACCAGATGGTGCTGTTCTCCGGCGACGGCGACTTCCGCTCCCTGGTCGAGGCCGTGCAGCGCCGCGGCGTACGGGTCACGGTGATCTCCACCATCGCCAGCCAGCCGCCGATGATCGCCGACGAGCTGCGCCGCCAGGCCGACGTCTTCACCGACCTCGTCGAGCTGCAGTCCAAGCTCGGCCGTGATCCGTCCGAACGCCCCGCCCCGCGCGACCGCGGTGAGCGCGAGGCCCGCCACCACGCCCCGCAATTCCTCCAGCGCGCAACCACGATGGCGCCGAGGGGCGATGACGACTTCGAGGAGTGA
- a CDS encoding uracil-DNA glycosylase, giving the protein MTTSRSEAARPGRQPPTVVPDRDCPLCPRLVAFREANRAREPLWHNAPVALFGDIKARLLIVGLAPGMQGANRTGRPFTGDYAGDLLYATLLEYGFAEGTYQARPDDGLKLVDCRIANAVHCVPPQNKPLPVEINTCRQFLVANLEAMPKLRAIIALGRIAHDSVLKPLKLKASQAPFGHGAVHQAGAFKLYDSYHCSRYNTNTGVLTPDMFRSVFAKVKADLD; this is encoded by the coding sequence ATGACGACTTCGAGGAGTGAGGCGGCCCGGCCAGGCCGCCAGCCTCCCACCGTCGTTCCCGACCGTGATTGTCCGCTCTGTCCGCGCCTGGTGGCCTTTCGCGAGGCCAACCGCGCTCGCGAGCCCTTGTGGCACAATGCGCCGGTTGCGCTCTTCGGCGACATCAAGGCGCGCCTTTTGATCGTCGGCCTCGCGCCAGGGATGCAGGGCGCCAACCGCACGGGACGGCCGTTCACCGGCGATTATGCCGGCGACCTGCTCTACGCCACACTGCTCGAATACGGGTTCGCCGAGGGGACCTATCAGGCGCGTCCCGATGACGGCCTGAAGCTGGTCGACTGCCGGATCGCCAACGCCGTGCATTGCGTGCCGCCGCAGAACAAGCCGCTGCCGGTCGAGATCAACACCTGCCGGCAATTTCTGGTCGCCAACCTCGAGGCGATGCCGAAGCTGCGCGCGATCATCGCGCTCGGGCGAATTGCGCACGACAGCGTGCTCAAGCCGCTGAAGCTGAAGGCCTCCCAAGCCCCCTTCGGCCATGGGGCCGTGCATCAGGCCGGCGCCTTCAAGCTCTACGACAGCTATCACTGCTCGCGCTACAACACGAACACCGGCGTGCTGACGCCGGACATGTTCCGGTCGGTGTTCGCGAAGGTGAAGGCAGACCTCGACTAG
- the mscL gene encoding large conductance mechanosensitive channel protein MscL, whose product MLTEFREFAMKGNVVDLAVGVIIGAAFGAIVTSLVGDIIMPIIGAATGGLDFSNYFVPLSKTVTATNLADAKKQGAVLAYGSFLTLTINFIIVAFVLFLVIRAMNTLKRKEEAAPAAPAKPSAEVELLTEIRDLLKK is encoded by the coding sequence ATGCTCACGGAGTTCCGCGAATTCGCCATGAAGGGCAACGTCGTCGATCTCGCGGTCGGCGTCATCATCGGTGCGGCCTTCGGCGCCATCGTCACATCGCTGGTCGGCGACATCATAATGCCGATCATCGGCGCCGCGACCGGCGGCCTCGACTTCTCGAACTACTTCGTCCCCTTGTCGAAGACGGTCACCGCCACCAACTTGGCGGATGCGAAAAAGCAAGGCGCTGTCCTTGCTTACGGCAGCTTCCTGACGCTCACGATCAACTTCATCATCGTCGCTTTCGTGTTGTTCCTGGTGATCCGTGCCATGAACACGCTAAAGCGCAAGGAGGAGGCGGCACCCGCCGCGCCGGCGAAGCCGTCGGCCGAGGTCGAGCTGCTGACCGAGATTCGCGACCTCCTCAAGAAGTGA
- the smpB gene encoding SsrA-binding protein SmpB: protein MADKNERPIKVMAENRKARFNYAIEDTIEAGIALTGTEVKSIRNGKSTIAESYADSKDGEIWLINATIPEYLQGNRFNHEPKRPRKLLLHRRQINKLMGAVDREGMTLIPLKLYFNERGRAKLQLAVAKGKKLHDKRETEKKRDWSREKGRLMRARG, encoded by the coding sequence ATGGCCGATAAAAACGAACGTCCAATCAAGGTCATGGCGGAGAATCGCAAGGCCCGCTTCAACTACGCGATCGAGGATACGATCGAGGCGGGGATTGCGCTGACCGGAACCGAGGTCAAGTCCATCCGCAACGGCAAGAGCACGATCGCGGAATCCTACGCCGATTCCAAGGACGGTGAGATCTGGCTGATCAACGCCACCATTCCGGAATATCTGCAAGGAAACCGCTTCAATCACGAGCCGAAGCGGCCGCGAAAACTGCTGCTGCACCGCCGGCAGATCAACAAGCTGATGGGCGCCGTCGACCGCGAGGGCATGACGCTGATCCCGCTCAAGCTCTATTTCAACGAGCGAGGCCGCGCCAAATTGCAGCTGGCAGTTGCAAAGGGCAAGAAGCTGCACGACAAGCGCGAGACTGAGAAGAAGCGCGACTGGAGCCGGGAGAAGGGGCGCCTGATGCGGGCGAGGGGTTGA
- a CDS encoding lytic transglycosylase domain-containing protein, which yields MTSFPRAAWRSTGLVVSLIAGLSVGCTALAKSNDKSNETPAEAAKPAATDAAKGSSKGTSKGPGKDIAKDTAKGASKGAAAPPAKDVAKKPAKDAGKDAGKGAGKDTGKSAGKDAAKDKPKPAAAAPAPKSHPAATAAHPKAAPAPAVTATVRPSAPAPKPAAAPVLAPATRQHAAPRKPVVPAAVAATSSTSQGDKETLESVIELVRKRKAGDATNAAASISDPVARKLAEWIILRSEDNGATVERYRAFLSANPSWPSQTFLRRRLEAAMWDDRRDDSVAWSWFETESPISAKGRFTLAKAMLARGDRANAERLVREAWRSDPMSEDTENNALDQFGALLTPGDQKSRMDTLLYGSENEAAMRAAKRLGAGYVALAKARIAAVKKAPNARALLDAVPRELHSDPGFIFSKIQLLRREEKFAEAAQLMLSAPKDPGRLHNLDEWWIERRLLARKMIDTEEFRSAYLIARDAALPSRDIYKTEQEFTAGWIALRFLNDPAAATQHFARIGVGSVNPTALARAGYWQGRAAEAAGRQQEARNAYARAAEQSTSYYGQLARAKLGLPQIELNSQPRGRGAERLEIVRAAHLLYELDERELAVPLLADMGENGDPEVLAGLGELAQRYNDARGMLLVGKAALNRGLPFDFYAYPVNGIPQFTPIGPEVERSIVYAIARQESAFNPRVVSPAQAYGLMQVTPDAARYVCKRHGATYDLGRLKNDSVYNATLGSAELGGLLEDYRGSYIMTFAAYNAGRGSVKKWIDRYGDPRDPKVDAVDWVELIPFSETRNYVQRIMENLQVYRARFGGGTRLQIEADLRRGAGSVE from the coding sequence GTGACCTCATTCCCTCGTGCCGCTTGGCGGTCCACCGGCCTGGTCGTGTCCCTGATAGCAGGGCTGTCTGTCGGCTGCACTGCCCTCGCCAAGTCCAATGACAAGTCCAATGAGACGCCTGCGGAGGCCGCCAAGCCTGCGGCCACGGATGCCGCGAAGGGTTCGTCCAAGGGAACCAGCAAAGGCCCCGGCAAGGACATCGCGAAGGATACCGCCAAGGGTGCGAGCAAGGGTGCGGCCGCCCCCCCGGCCAAGGACGTTGCGAAGAAACCGGCCAAGGATGCCGGCAAGGACGCTGGCAAGGGCGCTGGCAAGGATACTGGCAAGAGCGCCGGAAAAGACGCCGCGAAAGACAAGCCCAAACCTGCCGCCGCGGCACCTGCGCCGAAATCACACCCGGCCGCCACCGCTGCGCATCCGAAAGCGGCCCCCGCGCCGGCCGTGACGGCCACGGTCAGACCGTCCGCCCCTGCGCCGAAACCCGCCGCAGCTCCCGTGCTGGCTCCTGCGACGCGCCAGCATGCCGCGCCGCGCAAGCCGGTCGTCCCGGCCGCGGTCGCAGCGACATCGTCGACGTCGCAGGGCGACAAGGAGACGCTGGAGAGCGTCATCGAGCTGGTGCGCAAGCGCAAGGCGGGTGATGCCACCAATGCCGCGGCGTCGATCTCGGATCCCGTCGCGCGAAAACTCGCGGAATGGATCATCCTGCGCAGCGAGGACAATGGCGCGACCGTGGAGCGCTACCGCGCCTTCCTCTCCGCCAATCCGAGCTGGCCGTCACAGACCTTCCTGCGCCGGCGCCTCGAAGCGGCGATGTGGGACGACAGGCGCGACGATTCCGTGGCGTGGTCGTGGTTCGAGACCGAGTCTCCGATCTCCGCCAAGGGCCGCTTCACGCTCGCCAAGGCGATGCTGGCGCGCGGCGACCGCGCCAACGCCGAGCGGCTGGTGCGTGAGGCCTGGCGCAGCGATCCGATGTCGGAGGACACCGAGAACAACGCGCTCGACCAGTTCGGTGCCCTGCTGACGCCGGGCGACCAGAAGTCGCGGATGGACACCCTGCTCTACGGCAGCGAGAACGAGGCCGCGATGCGCGCTGCAAAGCGCCTCGGCGCCGGCTACGTCGCGCTCGCCAAGGCCCGCATCGCCGCCGTCAAGAAAGCGCCCAACGCGCGCGCGCTGCTCGACGCGGTGCCGCGCGAGCTGCACAGCGATCCCGGCTTCATCTTCAGCAAGATCCAGCTCCTGCGCCGCGAGGAGAAGTTTGCGGAAGCGGCCCAGCTCATGCTGTCCGCGCCGAAGGATCCGGGCCGGCTCCACAATCTCGACGAATGGTGGATCGAGCGGCGCCTCCTGGCGCGCAAGATGATCGACACCGAGGAATTCCGCAGCGCCTATCTGATCGCGCGCGATGCCGCGCTGCCCTCGCGCGACATCTACAAGACCGAGCAGGAGTTCACCGCCGGGTGGATCGCGCTGCGCTTCCTCAATGATCCCGCGGCGGCCACCCAGCATTTCGCCCGCATCGGCGTCGGCAGCGTCAATCCGACCGCGCTGGCGCGTGCCGGCTACTGGCAGGGCCGCGCCGCGGAAGCGGCCGGACGCCAGCAGGAGGCGCGCAACGCCTATGCTCGGGCCGCCGAACAGTCGACCAGCTATTACGGCCAGCTCGCCCGGGCCAAGCTCGGCCTGCCGCAGATCGAGCTCAACAGCCAGCCGCGCGGGCGCGGCGCCGAACGTCTGGAGATCGTGCGCGCTGCGCACCTGCTCTACGAGCTCGACGAGCGCGAACTCGCGGTGCCCCTGCTCGCCGACATGGGCGAGAACGGCGATCCCGAGGTGCTTGCCGGCCTCGGCGAGCTCGCCCAGCGCTACAATGACGCGCGCGGCATGCTGCTGGTCGGCAAGGCCGCGCTCAATCGCGGCCTGCCGTTCGACTTCTACGCGTATCCCGTCAACGGCATTCCGCAATTCACGCCGATCGGCCCCGAGGTCGAGCGCAGCATCGTCTATGCGATCGCGCGGCAGGAAAGCGCGTTCAACCCTCGCGTGGTGTCGCCGGCGCAGGCCTACGGGCTGATGCAGGTGACGCCGGACGCCGCGCGCTATGTCTGCAAGCGGCATGGCGCGACCTACGATCTCGGCCGGCTGAAGAACGATTCGGTCTATAACGCCACGCTCGGCTCGGCCGAGCTCGGCGGACTGCTCGAGGATTACCGCGGCTCCTACATCATGACCTTTGCCGCCTACAATGCCGGCCGCGGCAGCGTGAAGAAATGGATCGACCGCTACGGCGATCCTCGCGACCCCAAGGTGGACGCGGTGGATTGGGTCGAGCTGATTCCGTTCTCCGAGACGCGCAACTACGTGCAGCGGATCATGGAGAACCTTCAGGTCTACCGCGCCCGCTTCGGCGGCGGCACGCGCTTGCAGATCGAAGCCGATTTGCGCCGCGGCGCCGGCAGCGTCGAGTAG
- the acpS gene encoding holo-ACP synthase, with protein MIIGIGSDLIDITRVAKVIERHGERFLDRIFTAAERAKAERRAKNEKMVVATYAKRFAAKEACSKALGTGIRRGVWWRDMGVVNLPGGRPTMQLTGGALARLQALTPDGFEARIDVSITDDWPLAQAFVIISAVPLPKP; from the coding sequence GTGATCATCGGCATCGGCTCCGACCTCATCGACATCACCCGCGTCGCGAAGGTGATTGAGCGGCACGGCGAGCGCTTCCTCGACCGCATCTTCACCGCGGCGGAGCGGGCCAAGGCGGAGCGCCGCGCCAAGAACGAGAAGATGGTAGTGGCGACCTACGCCAAGCGCTTCGCCGCCAAGGAGGCCTGCTCCAAGGCGCTCGGCACCGGGATCCGGCGCGGGGTGTGGTGGCGCGATATGGGGGTGGTCAACCTGCCGGGCGGACGGCCGACCATGCAGCTGACCGGCGGCGCCCTGGCCCGGCTCCAGGCCCTGACGCCTGATGGCTTCGAGGCGCGGATCGACGTGTCGATCACCGATGACTGGCCGCTGGCGCAGGCCTTCGTCATCATTTCCGCCGTGCCGCTGCCGAAACCTTGA
- the dapA gene encoding 4-hydroxy-tetrahydrodipicolinate synthase — protein MAAKTKFRGSFTALVTPFKNGSLDEAAFRSLVNWQISEGTNGLVPVGTTGESPTLSHDEHKKVVEWCIAEAKGRVPVIAGAGSNSTKEAIELSQHAEKAGADAVLVVTPYYNKPTQEGMYQHFKAINDAIGIPIIIYNIPPRSVIDMSVDTMKRLWELKNIAGVKDATASMVRVSQQRAAMGEDFNQLSGEDATILGYMAHGGHGCISVTSNVAPRLCSEFQAAWARGDHATALKLHDKLMPLHNNLFIESNPAPIKYAMSLLGKLDETLRLPMVPVTEPTRVAVRSAMVHAGLIN, from the coding sequence ATGGCAGCCAAGACGAAATTCCGGGGGTCGTTCACCGCCTTGGTCACGCCGTTCAAGAACGGGTCGCTGGACGAGGCGGCGTTCCGCTCGCTGGTCAACTGGCAGATTTCCGAAGGCACCAACGGCCTGGTCCCGGTCGGCACCACCGGCGAGAGCCCGACGCTCAGCCATGACGAGCACAAGAAGGTCGTCGAATGGTGCATCGCTGAAGCCAAGGGCCGCGTGCCCGTGATCGCGGGGGCGGGCTCCAACTCGACCAAGGAGGCGATCGAGCTCTCCCAGCACGCCGAGAAGGCGGGCGCGGACGCCGTGCTGGTGGTGACGCCCTACTACAACAAGCCGACCCAGGAAGGCATGTACCAGCACTTCAAGGCGATCAACGACGCGATCGGAATTCCGATCATCATCTACAACATCCCGCCGCGCTCGGTGATCGACATGTCGGTCGACACCATGAAGCGGCTGTGGGAGCTGAAGAACATCGCCGGCGTCAAGGACGCCACCGCCAGCATGGTCCGGGTGTCGCAGCAGCGCGCGGCGATGGGCGAGGACTTCAACCAGCTCTCGGGCGAGGATGCGACCATCCTCGGTTACATGGCCCATGGCGGCCACGGCTGCATCTCGGTGACCTCGAACGTCGCGCCGCGCTTGTGCTCGGAGTTCCAGGCCGCCTGGGCGAGGGGCGACCACGCCACCGCGCTGAAGCTGCACGACAAGCTGATGCCGCTGCACAACAACCTCTTCATCGAGAGCAACCCGGCGCCGATCAAGTACGCGATGTCGCTGCTCGGCAAGCTGGACGAGACGCTGCGGTTGCCGATGGTGCCGGTCACCGAGCCGACACGCGTTGCGGTGCGCAGCGCCATGGTGCACGCTGGCCTGATCAACTGA
- the rpoZ gene encoding DNA-directed RNA polymerase subunit omega — MARVTVEDCIDKVDNRFDLVLLAAHRARMISSGSQLTVDRDNDKNPVVSLREIADTTISPEDLREELVHSLQKFVEVDEPEPDTVPLIGSAGASVDADDTEVAVERMTEEELLKGLEGLAPPEEQPEEDE; from the coding sequence ATGGCTCGCGTCACCGTAGAAGATTGTATCGACAAGGTCGACAACCGGTTTGACCTGGTCCTGCTGGCCGCCCACCGTGCCCGCATGATTTCGTCCGGTTCACAACTAACGGTTGACCGCGATAACGACAAGAACCCTGTTGTGTCTTTGCGCGAAATTGCCGACACGACCATTTCGCCGGAAGACCTCCGCGAGGAGCTGGTGCACTCGCTCCAGAAGTTCGTCGAGGTCGACGAGCCCGAGCCGGATACGGTGCCGCTGATCGGTTCCGCGGGTGCGAGCGTCGATGCCGACGATACCGAAGTCGCCGTCGAGCGCATGACCGAAGAGGAGCTCCTGAAGGGTCTCGAAGGCCTTGCGCCACCCGAGGAGCAGCCCGAGGAAGACGAGTAA